A window of Micromonas commoda chromosome 13, complete sequence contains these coding sequences:
- a CDS encoding predicted protein, translated as MPSGRPRASDTAGRASPTFVRSGNSFLAKIFVFLAFSVQGGLGSSDARATGGTITTFGDYVIHNFTSSGIFQVTDPSLTEVEVLVVGGGGGGGWGYGGGGGGGAVLSSASKTLSSNSITVTVGNGGNGGIVYGSGLDGGASAFDSMVANGGKGGIGRGDGGASGSGELGGGNSEYMGGGGGGAGGPGETVLSNKGGDGGPGVESAISGTSNYYGGGGGGGVYMSGNPGDGGLGGGGSGGYYNPAATAGLGYSGSAYTGGGGGGGAYDFGPGPGNGSPGGSGVVIVRYKKKAASTPSVGSSDARATGGTITTVGDYIIHNFTSNGTFAVTDSSLTEVEVLVVGGGGGGGGNIAGGGGGGAVLYSASKTLSSSSITVTVGGGGAAGYPGLDGGASAFDSMVANGGSGSIGGPSGRAGGASGSGNVGGGAGNTNMVGGGGGGAGGPGEDAHSDGMNQYGGDGGPGVQSDISGTSNYFGGGGGGSSDSNVPGDGGQGGGAQGGMGYRSTASSGSAFTGGGGGGGAYSGTGGSGGSGVVIVRYKKKAAATPSVGSSDARATGGTTITTFGDYVIHNFTSNGTFTVTDSSLTEVDVLVVGGGGGGSGNWGGGGGGGAVLYSVSKTLSSSSIPVTVGNGGTGGTGEGGTSVFDGMEANGGKAGNGAYGGASGSENAGGYGATNIAGGGGGGAGGPGEAAIGSNAGDGGPGVQSAIHGASNHYGGGGGGGGDPGITPGNGGLGGGGQGRYGLAYSGSAFTGGGGGGAGGPYPGGSGGSGVVIVRYKKKAAVTPSCTTSQYLKDGACVACATGTTSAGGNATECTASSSASSPGAPASSPESSTPSSSPAQEKKETAEKTRDSILADIADPAVKKKAKLLADAAIAGETVQRLSAKLSAADPDAACASAYSKAAVSSGKGACVAKPDTSAAAGRRRLSATTYNVELMFKSSEVSDDALAAAANELKANGVEGVTSQTSVDPMQELKVIPGIDTNKLQTFDKEAKAAAAAAPSPSSEQPPPPPPPPSPPPPSLVEDDDDAAMGPGGGLVACVAAMLAIVLMDEVFESIPTVHALHAFIRYLDLDDPTLVDIKLHRSGRHPDDIYWSCDPKYVAKVKLMGRKPSGDDSELYSKLQAEKDAVVRQQAERNERIKKMRSMAGRDFNPEDVKAKLLPVFHNYGEYRVFRDKPAFRKAPEKGTVPPEENGSWEMSTLGWQRLIRDCQLLDNSISVTDVDTVFTRVDAGLGTDVNNKDDRARRYKTRNAFGDLRINFDEFQSALREAAKLRYPEAEDADRAYEALVRIYILPHASKTPMKPQPDLDDLLSRNAMNEIRTREKTLKRVYAHYATLNMYSSTTEKITWRTIEKLNATLNEDEFVTWLVNFEVVPHLMSKGEALAIFHEVEEANDADGEVGEMLYPAFTEVLGQLAVTAFANVAPMLRNPRTDVAVVNAMRKMCENVPKQYWMMGTIGRLFRERGYFSHPGGKTLPRERDRTKAALRFAETERVTRTSRMGAWQGRLGRTGTLQREPGTRAWVPGGRSDDVRHAGPGGIKAEYGYQQSPGKLEHPHMYPVTHPAPWDTHDLAYKRAQRQREAVERLRDRARKLSENTHPSEGRAWLEKNVREHAGDASFELDDDHYASIMRRDRVYDAEDDEAWDGIEATGAHPDGGHPFVPATPFGPRRWDIRSFHTSTGYDAQPARQSLARDTFPDRTFRGISNRRRGVKYTPFYPPVERVGHGPAIGGLVRKKDEIRVRVDPLAVEPGEYGEEGAAEAAAEAAERELRQLEIEAAREEVGEEVGEDVPGTDPESYPTFEDVHAILESASPTRVRRAAKPFGGGIPLVRSPGSRTAHSPRMGIAFGKREDPDSNPLRTRWAPPTATPAKGLGAEREEDPGAAVAEVEALGSEWFEELREKAMSRRSDAMLLTEWRKKLGTKEARLKNEADMETVRRGLRAQAASRAEKFGY; from the exons ATGCCGTCgggacgcccccgcgcgtctgATACTGCGGGGCGAGCGTCACCCACGTTCGTCCGCTCTGGAAATTCCTTCTTAGCGAAGATCTTCGTGTTTCTCGCCTTTTCCGTGCAAGGGGGCTTAGGGTCcagcgacgcacgcgccaccggcggcacGATCACCACCTTCGGCGACTACGTCATCCACAATTTCACCTCCAGCGGCATTTTCCAGGTCACGGACCCCTCTCTGACCGAAGTGGAGGTGCTGGTcgtgggaggcggaggaggaggaggctggggttatggcggcggcggtggaggtggGGCTGTTCTGTCCTCTGCGAGCAAAACGCTGTCGTCGAATTCGATCACTGTCACTGTCGGTAACGGCGGTAACGGCGGTATAGTCTACGGCAGTGGCCTCGATGGTGGCGCCAGCGCTTTTGACAGCATGGTGGCAAATGGTGGGAAGGGTGGTATAGGCCgaggtgacggcggcgcaaGCGGCTCTGGAGAATTGGGTGGAGGGAACAGCGAATACAtgggtggaggcggcggtggcgctggaggacCAGGGGAGACAGTACTCTCGAATAAAGGTGGTGACGGTGGCCCGGGCGTTGAATCGGCCATATCTGGTACCTCCAATTATtatggcggtggcggcggtggcggcgtctACATGAGCGGCAACCCTGGCGATGGAGGATTGGGTGGCGGTGGGTCAGGCGGATATTACAACCCAGCCGCGACTGCCGGACTTGGTTATTCGGGTTCGGCCTACACAGGGGGCGGAGGTGGTGGCGGTGCATATGATTTTGGCCCGGGCCCGGGCAATGGAAGTCcaggcggctccggcgtcgtcatcgtccgctACAAGAAGAAAGCCGCCAGCACGCCGTCGGTAGGATCCAGCGACGCACGCGCAACCGGCGGAACGATCACCACCGTCGGCGACTACATCATCCACAATTTCACCTCCAACGGCACGTTCGCCGTCACGGACTCCTCTCTGACCGAAGTGGAGGTGCTGGTCGtgggaggcgggggaggaggaggcggcaATATtgctggcggcggtggaggcggggCTGTTCTGTACTCTGCGAGCAAAACGCTGTCGTCGAGTTCCATCACTGTCACTgtcggtggtggcggcgctgCCGGCTATCCTGGCCTCGATGGTGGCGCCAGCGCCTTTGACAGCATGGTGGCAAACGGCGGGAGTGGTAGTATCGGGGGACCCTCTGGTCGTGCCGGCGGGGCAAGCGGCTCCGGGAATGTGGGTGGAGGCGCAGGCAACACGAACATGGtgggtggaggcggcggtggcgctggaggacCAGGGGAGGATGCACACTCTGATGGCATGAATCAATACGGTGGTGATGGCGGCCCGGGCGTTCAATCGGACATATCTGGTACCTCCAATTactttggcggcggcggcggcgggagcagCGACAGCAACGTCCCTGGCGATGGAGGACAGGGTGGAGGTGCGCAAGGAGGGATGGGGTATCGATCTACGGCTTCTTCGGGTTCGGCATTTACAGGAGGCGGGGGTGGTGGCGGTGCATATTCCGGTACTGGAGGATcaggcggctccggcgtcgtcatcgtccgctACAAGAAgaaagccgccgccacgccgtcAGTAGGATCCAGCGACGCACGCGCAACCGGCGGCACCACGATCACCACCTTTGGCGACTACGTCATCCACAATTTCACATCCAACGGCACGTTCACCGTCACGGACTCCTCTTTGACCGAAGTGGATGTTCTGGTcgtgggaggcggaggcgggggaaGCGGAAAttggggcggcggtgggggagGTGGGGCTGTTCTGTACTCTGTGAGCAAAACGCTGTCGTCGAGTTCAATACCTGTCACTGTCGGTAACGGCGGCACTGGCGGCACTGGCGAAGGTGGAACCAGCGTCTTTGATGGCATGGAGGCGAATGGCGGGAAGGCTGGTAATGGTGCTTATGGCGGGGCAAGCGGCTCCGAAAATGCAGGTGGATATGGAGCAACGAATATTgcgggtggcggtggcggtggcgctggaggacCAGGGGAGGCAGCAATCGGTTCAAATGCTGGTGATGGCGGTCCGGGCGTTCAATCGGCCATACATGGTGCCTCCAATCATtatggcggtggcggtggcggcggcggcgaccccggcATCACCCCTGGCAATGGAGGGTTGGGTGGCGGTGGGCAAGGTAGGTACGGATTAGCTTATTCGGGTTCAGCCTTCACAGGGGGCGGAGGTGGTGGCGCCGGAGGTCCGTATCCTGGAGGGTcaggcggctccggcgtcgtcatcgtccgctACAAGAAGAAAGCCGCCGTCACGCCGTCGTGCACGACGAGCCAGTACCTGAAGGACGGAGCGTGCGTGGCGTgtgcgacggggacgaccaGCGCGGGCGGTAACGCGACAGAgtgcaccgcgtcgtcgtcggcatcgtcgccgggggcacCGGCATCGTCACCGGAATCATCGACGCCATCCTCATCGCCTGCGCAGGAAAAGAAGGAGACAGCGGAGAAGACCCGCGactcgatcctcgccgacaTCGCGGACCCTGCGGTGAAGAAAAAAgccaagctcctcgccgacgcggcgatcgctGGCGAAACGGTTCAGAGACTGTCCGCCAAGCTCTCGGCCGCGGAtccggacgccgcgtgcgcctccgcgtactccaaggcggcggtgagctcggGCAAGGGCGCGTGCGTTGCCAAGCCGGATacctcagccgccgccgggagacgccgcctctccgcgacgacgtacAACGTCGAGCTCATGTTTAAATCATCcgaggtgagcgacgacgcgctcgccgcggctgcgaacgagctcaaggcgaacggcgtggagggcgtGACGTCCCAGACGTCCGTGGATCCGATGCAGGAGCTCAAGGTCATCCCCGGCATCGACACCAACAAGCTTCAAACGTTTGACAaagaggccaaggcggcggcggcggcggccccgtcgccctcgagcgagcagcctcccccgcccccgccgccgccgagcccgccgccgccgagccttgtggaggacgacgacgacgcggcgatggggccGGGAGGAGGGCTCGTcgcctgcgtcgccgcgatgctgGCGATCGTGCTA ATGGACGAGGTGTTCGAGTCCATCCCCACCGTCCACGCCCTCCACGCCTTCATCCGgtacctcgacctcgacgacccgACGCTCGTCGACATCAAGCTGCACCGCTCGGGGCGACACCCTGACGACATCTACTGGTCGTGCGACCCGAAGTACGTGGCCAAGGTGAAACTCATGGGACGCAAaccgagcggcgacgacagcgaGCTGTACAGCAAGCTgcaggcggagaaggacgcggTCGTCCGGCAGCAGGCGGAGCGCAACGAGCGCATCAAGAAGATGCGTTCGATGGCGGGGCGAGACTTCAACCCGGAGGACGTCAAGGCCAAACTCCTGCCCGTGTTTCACAACTACGGCGAGTACAGGGTGTTCAGGGACAAGCCCGCGTTCCGCAAGGCGCCAGAGAAGGGAACGGTGCCGCCCGAGGAGAACGGCAGCTGGGAGATGTCCACGCTGGGTTGGCAGCGGCTCATTCGCGATTGCCAGCTCCTCGACAACTCCATCTCGGTGACCGACGTGGACACGGTGTtcacccgcgtcgacgcgggtttGGGCACCGACGTCAACAACAAggacgaccgcgcgaggcggtaCAAGACCCGGAACGCGTTCGGGGACCTGCGGATAAACTTTGACGAGTTTCAGAGCGCgctgagggaggcggcgaagcttCGTTACCCCGAGGCTGAGGACGCGGATCGAGCGTACGAAGCCCTGGTTCGGATTTACATCCTTCCCCACGCGTCCAAGACGCCGATGAAACCCCAGCCGGACCTGGATGACCTACTCTCCAGGAACGCCATGAACGAGATTCGCACGCGGGAGAAGACGCTCAAGCGCGTGTACGCCCACTACGCCACCCTCAACATGTACAGCTCCACGACGGAGAAGATCACGTGGAGGACCATCGAGAAGCTCAACGCCACCCTCAACGAGGACGAGTTCGTCACGTGGCTCGTGAACTTCGAGGTGGTCCCGCACCTCATGAGCAAGGGCGAGGCTCTGGCCATCTTTCACGAGGTTGAggaggcgaacgacgccgacggcgaggttggcgagatGCTCTACCCGGCTTTCACCGAGGTTCTCGGCCAGCTCGCCGTGACGGCGTTCGCCAACGTGGCGCCGATGCTGCGCAACCCCCGgacggacgtcgccgtcgtgaaCGCCATGCGGAAGATGTGCGAGAACGTCCCGAAGCAGTACTGGATGATGGGCACGATCGGGCGACTGTTTCGCGAGCGAGGGTACTTTTCGCACCCCGGCGGGAAGACGCTGCCCCGAGAACGCGATCGAACCAAGGCGGCGCTTCGGTTCGCCGAGACGGAACGCGtgacgcgaacgtcgcgaaTGGGGGCGTGGCAGGGCCGGCTCGGACGCACGGGGACGTTACAGAGGGAGCCCGGCACACGCGCGTGGGTCCCCGGGGGTAGGTCGGACGACGTGAGACACGCGGGGCCGGGCGGTATCAAGGCTGAGTACGGCTACCAGCAGTCGCCCGGGAAGCTGGAGCACCCGCACATGTACCCGGTGACGCACCCGGCGCCGTGGGACACCCACGACCTGGCGTACAAGCGCGCGCAGAGGCAgcgggaggcggtggagcggCTGAGGGACCGCGCTCGGAAACTGTCGGAGAACACCCACCCTTCGGAGGGTCGAGCGTGGTTGGAGAAGAACGTCCGGGAgcacgccggggacgccagcttcgagctcgacgacgaccactACGCGTCCATCATGCGAAGGGACCGCGTgtacgacgcggaggacgacgaggcgtggGACGGTATCGAAGCGACGGGGGCGCACCCCGACGGGGGCCACCCCTTCGTCCCAGCCACGCCGTtcggcccgcgccggtgggaCATCAGGTCCTTTCACACCAGCACCGGGTACGACGCCCAGCCGGCGCGACAGTCGTTGGCGCGAGACACGTTCCCGGACAGGACCTTCCGCGGCATCTCCAACCGCAGGCGCGGGGTCAAGTACACACCGTTTTATCCCCCGGTGGAGCGCGTGGGTCACGGCCCCGCAATCGGAGGTTTGGTTCGGAAAAAGGACGAGATTCGCGTCAGGGTGGATCCGCTCGCGGTGGAACCCGGCGAGTACGGCGAGGaaggggcggcggaggcggcggcggaggcggcggagcgcgagcttcgGCAGCTggagatcgaggcggcgcgcgaggaggttggcgaggaggttggcgaggatGTTCCCGGAACAGATCCGGAATCGTATCCAACCTTCGAGGACGTCCACGCCATCCTCgagagcgcctcgccgacgcgagtgcgccgcgccgccaaaCCCTTCGGCGGGGGTATACCACTCGTGCGATCGCCCGGGTCCCGAACCGCGCACTCGCCCCGCATGGGCATCGCGTTTGGCAAGCGAGAGGATCCCGACTCGAACCCGCTGCGAACGCGATGGgctccgccgacggcgacgcccgcgaaagggctcggcgcggagcgcgaggaggaccccggcgccgcggtggccgaggtcgaggcgCTGGGCAGCGAGTGGTTCGAGGAGCTTCGCGAGAAGGCGATGAGCCGTcggagcgacgcgatgtTGCTGACGGAGTGGCGGAAAAAGTTGGGCACAAAGGAGGCGAGGTTGAAGAACGAGGCGGACATGGAGACGGTCCGCCGGGGTCTGCGCGCGCAGGCCGCTAGCAGGGCTGAGAAATTCGGCTACTGA
- a CDS encoding predicted protein — translation MSNFGDKAATLVQDISQSEKGTIPPYNDELVRAVVDESNEHHRSILRLIGDIQEQGTSLDAAAPEDAAAILVHHQAVLRNKRALLVYLNERADRVRALRWEVGTALPEDLGESLSHSERGYFQQYSALVNRYQGRRGGVGINITLDPTPPKEHKVQVRVLQERGELVTRDGTVDLAKNTVHLLWRDEAQPLITEGVVEMVV, via the coding sequence ATGTCCAACTTCGGCGACAAGGCCGCCACGCTGGTGCAGGACATCAGCCAGTCGGAGAAAGGCACCATCCCGCCGTAcaacgacgagctcgtgcgcgcggtggtcgaCGAGAGCAACGAGCACCACAGGTCCATCCTCAGGCTCATCGGGGACATCCAGGAGCAGGGCACGagcctggacgcggcggcgcccgaggacgccgccgcgatcctcgTGCACCACCAGGCGGTGCTCCGAAACAAGCGCGCGCTGCTGGTGTACCTcaacgagcgcgcggacaGGGTACGGGCGCTGCGGTGGGAGGTGGGCACCGCGCTGCCGGAGGATCTGGGCGAGAGCCTGTCGCACAGCGAGCGCGGCTACTTCCAGCAGTACAGCGCTCTGGTCAACAGGTAccaggggcggcgcgggggtgtgGGGATCAACATCACGCTCGATCCCACCCCGCCCAAGGAGCACAAGGTGCAGGTGCGGGTGCTGCAGGAGCGAGGGGAGCTCGTGACTCGCGACGGGACGGTGGATCTTGCCAAAAACACGGTGCACCTGCTGTGGAGGGACGAGGCGCAGCCGCTCAtcaccgagggcgtcgtcgagatgGTCGTGTGA
- a CDS encoding Drug/Metabolite transporter superfamily (phosphate:phosphoenolpyruvate translocator), translating into MGAVGNASPGGGSLLMAVVYGIAYLTAASTIILLNKHVLSVTPFHYPIALASLGVLFGWVASVILVHTGAISLEKHKDITLSSWLKNVLPIGFFTGVTLATGNMAYFYLSLSFLQMAKALSPVALFFVLTITGLDRFHMSVFISVMVIVFGAAVAAYAEVHFTWIGIGLVVTAESFEALKSAAFQFLLANKSFSMWEGMYFVSPASLIFLGIAIYTMELQEMIEEDAWGQMKEHPLIFIACGTLGFAVNYCSLGVIKNAGSLTLKVLAQMKSILIIFAGIAIYSDVVSLQTALGYATSIVGFGFYNYAKIKAKEEDDKLAAEEAGEKGGEEAGYGSTKK; encoded by the coding sequence atgggcgcggtgggcaACGCGAGCCCCGGCGGGGGCAGCCTCCTCATGGCGGTGGTCTACGGCATCGCCTACctcacggcggcgtcgacgatcaTCCTGCTCAACAAGCACGTGCTCTCGGTCACGCCGTTCCACTACccgatcgcgctcgcctccctcggcgtGCTCTTCGGCTGGGTCGCATCCGTCATCCTGGTGCACACCGGCGCGATCTCGCTGGAGAAGCACAAAGACATCACGCTGAGCTCGTGGCTCAAGAACGTGCTTCCGATCGGTTTCTTCACCGGCGTGACGCTGGCGACGGGCAACATGGCGTACTTCTACCTCTCGCTCTCCTTTCTGCAGATGGCCAAGGCGctctcccccgtcgcgctcttcTTTGTCCTGACAATCACCGGGCTGGACAGGTTTCACATGAGCGTGTTCATCTCCGTCATGGTCATCgtcttcggcgcggcggtggcggcgtacgcggaggTTCACTTCACCTGGATTGGCATCGGGCTCGTGGTCACCGCGGAGTCcttcgaggcgctcaagtcCGCGGCGTTCCAGTTTCTCCTCGCGAACAAGTCCTTCTCCATGTGGGAGGGGATGTACTTTGTGTCCCCAGCGTCGCTCATCTTCCTCGGCATCGCCATCTACACCATGGAACTTCAGGAGAtgatcgaggaggacgcctGGGGGCAGATGAAGGAGCACCCACTCATCTTCATCGCGTGCGGCACCCTCGGGTTCGCGGTCAACTACTGTTCGCTCGGAGTCATCAAGAACGCCGGTTCGCTCACGCTGAAGGTGCTCGCGCAGATGAAGTCCATCCTCATCATCTTCGCGGGTATCGCCATCTACAGCGACGTGGTGAGCCTGCAGACCGCGCTGGGGTACGCCACCAGCATCGTGGGCTTTGGCTTTTACAACTACGCGAAGatcaaggcgaaggaggaggacgataagctcgcggcggaggaggctggcgagaagggtggcgaggaggcggGTTACGGCTCGACCAAAAAGTGA